The Telopea speciosissima isolate NSW1024214 ecotype Mountain lineage unplaced genomic scaffold, Tspe_v1 Tspe_v1.0440, whole genome shotgun sequence DNA window AACTATAAGTTATTCACATAATTGTGTGATACCTTGGGAACTCATcccaaagaaaagataaaattaacTATAGCACTATTGATGGTATCATATGTAACAAGAGTAGAATGGCAGGAGCAGTGCATTTACTGGAATGGATATCCTGGGAACAACTGTTGGCTGGAAGGAACTGTTAGTTTTATAGTTTGACAGATCATGCTATTGTAAGCTGTTTGGAAGAATCTGGGTATTTTTCAAATGAGCTTTCTCATTTTCTTGCAAATGAGGTCCATCTATTTTTATTTCCAGGATTTCTTGAGAATACTAAGAAAACGCCTCATAGCTTTTTCCAGTTTTCTACTGATAATCATAACCAAAGTTGGGAGTTAAAAGAGTTGTTCAAATTTTGATGCTGACAAAGGCCATGGATTTCATGTCCTGGTCACCTGTTGATACAGGATGCAGAGGAGAAAGCCCAGTTGTGAAAGATCTGGATATATATGATGACCACTTTAGAATGAGAACAATCAAATAATGCTTCAATAACCATGAAATTACAGAAatccagagaaaagaaaacccatttacAGAAAGAATATGAAAAACTGACTCAAGACACGGTACTCAATAACATTAAATTCAGAAGAACCAAGCAACAAGAGAAACTATGGCGGCAACAATGGCTGGTGCAGACAGAGCCACTCCAGCGCTCTGCATCGTCGGCGATGGTGCAATCCTTTCAAAATCATCAACTGCACCTGTGGCTCCAAAGAAAGCCATCAGAACCATTATGTAGATGGTGAAGAAGATGGCTAACCTGCAACCCTCCATTTCTCACTAAATCCTCAGATGCTTGGAAGGGAAGAACTGGATGCTTAGAGAACAAGTGCACTGTAGAAGTGGGTTTTTGAGTTCTGAGAAGGGAAAGGTGAGCACCCATGCTTTTAAAGGAAGGTTAGAGGAATCTGCCAGTTCTTTAGTGTTGGCATAACCACATAACCACAAACAGAATCATTTGGTGGGAGGGTGGTGGGCTGTCAAATATATTTTACAATTCCGAGGCTCTTTACCAAACTTTTGACAGGCTGGACTAAAGTGTCCCTTCAGACCAAGCCATTAGGGTTGATGCATCGGTATCTTACTTTGTTTGGGTTAATAAGAGCTAGCACATTTCAAGGTGCCAATGATTTGATATTATTACAGAGAAGATGCCAATGATTTGATACCCTATAATTGATTGAAAGCTTCCAGGTAGTGTTGGGTATTATTAAATTATAGATGTCAGTGCCAATTGCTTAACCCTCAATGATTGCCATTTATTGCTTTAATTTCACAGGTGGCATGTTCTCATTGCCTCAAAGTTAGATTCCAACTTAGACCAATTTCAGTTTGAACCGGGTTGAGCTAACCTGGTTATTGTGTCAGTTTGGACCATTGGCTGGAATTTTAAAAGGGTAGATGACTAAACTGCGTGATCAGTAGGACATTGTGGAGACTTGGACCTGATAACTTGGCATGTCTTTCATGATAAAAGCCACTGGATTAGGGGATCCACAGTAGGTAGAACCCAATTAAGAGATTAATGCAGGGTTTAAAAATCCAAAATCGAGATTTGGATCAGTCCCGGATGATTGGAATCGGAATTGGCCTTGATCGGTCTGGATCGGCCCCGAATCGACCTATAGATCCATTAGGACAGTTTTCCGTACAAGGATTGGTCCAATCCAGATCAACCCAAACCAGCCGATCGATTCAATTTCTTAATCCTTGGATTAATGATTCCCAATTTCTGTGAATCTGTTCATGATAATTTTCTGCATTGATCTCTATGTATTCAAAAAATCTGGCTGAAATCATTGTATTGTCAAGAAGCTTTGATCAAGTCAATATATCGGGAGGGAGAGAATGTATTTTGATAGGTATCGGTTCATTATACATAGAATCCACATGGTTATTgaggaaatagaagaaaaaatgtATCAATGAATGTGACTGAAGTGTATTGGAGGCAAACCTTTCCCTAATCgtgaaaacaatttttttacGGGTACGGAACTTGAAACCCAAAAAGGCCACAACAACATCACATATACAAACATTGAaataccattttttatttttttcttttggagaaagttatcctccacccatagaggatgatgGTTCACCCAACATGTTAGGGTTCACCCAACAtgttagggttcacaaaccccaatagggttttagtatcttcctaaaataccctcccgataccctcTCTTACCTTCTCCCATCCTATGatgaatgagatctcattcacaATGGATGGATGACATTGGGTTGGATGAACCCCACAAGTTTCACAATCACATTGTCTTCTCTTTTAAAGTAAATGCAATCTTACTAAACAAGAAAAACCCAtgttaaaaaaaacaacaaccGAATTCGGCAATGGAATTGGCCTCCATGGATTTCGATTCCAATTCAATCGGACTCGGTGTAAACCCTTAGAAATCAAGTACTATTGGGCCAAAATAATAAGAAGTGGAATCAACCGATCCTGATCTGATTTGACCGGAACTGCTGATCCGattccaattcctcaaaccataaTCACCGGAGCGAATAACTTCTGTAAAACTTGCTCCTCCATCTAACTTGAAAATAATTCTAATCCTTCACTCATGCTACAAGTAAAATAAGGATAGCCACTTTTTTCCAACTCAAAGAATCCAAAGAATCTAATCTCTATATTCATGTCAAGTCTCTTCATCAATCGAGAAGAGACATAGATGATTGGAATGTCTTACAATATTGATGATGACTTGAGGACAGTGACCTTTCAACTTCCATCTCTTTCATCTATTTCTTCACCGTCTTTTGAAGTTATGGAGCATTTtgcctttgatttttttttttatcaaaaatttaaatttgcatGATAAAAACACTTCTTTGGGGAAAGTAAATGAAAACGAGAGCCAGGCTTAAATGAGGAACAGAGCATCTCATTTGTACAAATgtacaatttcagtttaaaatgAGTAAAAGAAATAGTTAAcattataaaatattttaaattttttattttatatttatttccatttgatgtattttgataattttactaaaactttggaTTAGAGTTTCAATCAACTTTCCTTAATTTGGCCTAAAAATTGACCATTCAGATGTATAGGGGGTCCGTTATCAcgtggactaacccatgtactgaCAAGTGGCAAATaatgaagcattatacttcacaaGACATAATGATACTTAGATggacccttttatttttattggagaCTAAGGCAGtatttagaatgcattctaggtcgattttgcattcttgaataataaaaatagttgctttatggtttgaaaatgtgaaatcgacctagaatgcataccaaacataataATTCTAAAAGTATTAATacaaaggacaaagttttcctccatccatagaggacagttcacccaccatcctagggtatGGTTTTGGTATGTTTCAAAAAACCCTTCTAATACACATTCCCGCCCTCTCCTGCCCCTCGTGGGTGAAGGGAGACTGGATCCTAATGCAAAATTGCTATAATATGCCtaagattttgtttttcttcataTTAGCTGAGGAGATGCTCTCTTCATTGATGATGACTTGACATACGTAACACGGGTTTGGattcgtaccaaaaaaaaaaaacaagggctGGACTGGGCTGGTATCGGCCCAGCCCAACATGGCCTTATGACGCACTTCATCGATTAACAAAAAGTAGCTGCGGCCGAATCTTCCGAAAGACCTTCGACGGCCAGAGACAGAGAAGTAGAGTGTGAGAAATGGTGAAGAAAACCACCGAGTCGAAGGAAGGAGCTTCTGCTGAAAGCACCAAAGAGGCCTCTGAGAAGTAATTGAACCCCTGCTTCCTCCTCCTACCcttctcatttctctctctgtttttcagTAAGTTTGGTTTCTTGGTCTTCAGTTCCTGACGTTGTTTTCTGGATATATTGCAGGTCAATAATCTTGAAACCAAAGGTATCGGCGAAGACGAAGAGGGCGGCGAAACCCAAAGCCaagccaaagaagaaaacaaagaaagaggaCGCCAATAAGCCCAGAAAGCCCCCAACTGctttcttctacttcttgtATGTCACTCTTTAacaattttccttcccttttcaCTTCGTCGTACACTgcctttttattcttcttttcattttgttaTTCCTCTATGTCACATGCTCCTCCAACCTATTATGTAACTGGGGTGGAACTAAAATATGAAATTGGGTAGTATTCTAACTTGAAAAGGGACTTTACATCTCATGAAAGTCTAAAACAAATATGGTATCAATAACCTCTAAAAATTTGCTTCTGATTAGGGGTGTCTCGTGTTCTCTTATCAACCATTTTGGGACCAAAACGGAAACTgagttgggggagggggggagtcGTTCTTTTGTTGAGTTTACAGTTTTAAATCCAATATATATCCATTTTGTACCTACGACTTAGTGAAGTTAGTTTGGTGGAAGGTAAAATAAAACCTACAACACAGAGAAGAACTTTGAGTTGTTTGTAAGCCTAGGTTTGTTGGAAGGAGCCCTAGGTAAAAACTGAAAACTGTATAGGTAGTATAGTCGTCAATGCgactaggtgacccaaggcgttggaggggtgcTTGGGCGAcaaggcatcacctaggtgCCCTAGGTGTGCATTAATGACTTTATCTAATataacaatgataattttatataattatatatatgatTATACTAGTAATAATCTAATATTAGAAAACCaagataaaataaacaaaacattagatataatataaatatattcatcaaaaaacaaagcaataaacataaagCAATGTAGAACTCGGGAAGTGCCAACAAAGCAACTTGTTGTCTTGGACAGTTGGACCTGAGAAAGAGCATGAATACCTAGGcagcaccttgacaactatagtAGGTAGTGAAGTGAGCAACAATAAAGTTCTCCAAGGAActcttcttttttggggggtaaaggagctcaaaattctgaaggaAGATTTGCATTTATTAAATCAAATGTATCAGCAAAGTTTTCATAGCATCTACTCAAAATCCCCATGCTTGGTAACCTTCTTGAGAGGTTTGTCCCAACTTAATCAACCCCCATAAGGATGACCGTCAATGAGTAACTGTATTTTCTGAATAAGATTTTCTGTAGTATTTAGTGGGATGAAACTTTGGATAATTTCTTCATAGCACTAAAGGTTTGAGACAAGGGATTTACCGTAGCTGCTATTATTCATTTTGATGTTGGAGTTGCTGAATAGATTGGAGAGCTTTGGTTAAATTGTAGGGTTCTAGGTGAAGGTTGGTCTTCCAAGGATATCAGATACAGTATGCAAATAATATGATAGTAATGATGGGATAATATTATGGTCAAATGTGCCATCAGCTTTGCATTCTTTTTGTGTTTGAAGAAATAACATCTGGTGATGTGGGAGCATGTTCTTCTCCTAGTGATGGTGTTTTCTTCATTTGTGTGTGAGTGGTTATACCAAAGTAGTTTCTGTAGGTTGGTGGAGATCAAttcttttattgatttattgtttttttgtaaGGACATGCCTTTTGACAGCCATCAAGGAAGTCTTACTGGATGGGCCATTGATTGAATGAAGTGAAAGGTTGAGCTGGGGAAACTGACCATAGGTTTTCCCCTTTGATTGCTTGCATGTCAAATTTGGAGGGTTATCTGACCATATAACCCACCATGTATTGATATTTTCCCTTTACGTAAGTGATGAACAGTTTCTtaaaaaaatgactttttaaTGTTGGAGGTTTATTATGCCACATAGCAAAGTTTATTTAGCTGTTAGTTGTTGGACCGGTGGCAACCCTAGAGGAGGGTGATTTGGGTGTGGCAGAATAAAAAGACCAATTAAATCTTAACTCTACCCAATCGATGAAACACAAATGGTGTTTATAAAATCACAAGAACACAAAGTAGAGAAGGGGGTGAGAGAAAATGATACAATTTGACACAAGGGATTAGAGTGGTTCGGCACACTTGGCTACATCCACTACCAAGAGCGAGTGGTCTTGGAGTTTCACTATCCTGATCACTTTCCTTGTCATGCTATGTCTGAAGAAACACTCAAAGTCCATCATAGCAGCTTTATAAAAGATGACACACCCTATGACTAATTATCATGAGTAGTGAggaatgaagatgatgatgaggcATACTGATCAAACCCACCATACCTGACATTGGATGTCTCCATGGGAAATGAGGGTGCATGCCACTGTCCTTGAACTCCAAACCTACCATATGCACTACTCTCCTCCAGACTGAGGCCTCTAAGTGtgtcaaacaaagaagaatcaTCTATCTCCATGTCAATGTTGTCATCCTCCTCATCTGGTATGAACCTGCAACAGGGGCCTCTAGAATAACCTACACGCAGGGGCACACACACTATTGTCAGCATCCTTTGTAGCATGATCAAACTGGGTCTTTCTTGTGAATAGGATAGGCTCCAGCTCCTCCTCTGGCTCCAACTCCAACTCAGCTTGGTCATACTCCTCTCGAAGGGATGCAAATTTattgccatcaccaccaccatcaccattatCATTGCCATCGCCATCATCTCCAACACCAGACAATGGTGTATGAGTGTGGGAACTGGAATGCGACCATTCGACATCCTTCTCATCATCTCCGCCAGGTTGGGACTCAAAAGTTCATTGTGTCTGTGAGTGAACTCAACCCTCTTGAGAAGCCATGAACTCTCTAACATTAGTACCCATCTGACTAGCAATCTCGGGGTTGGTCCTACCACCAGGGTGTTCTATCACATGATCACTCTTCGATCCCTCACCCATTCGTACAGGGGATCCTCCTCATCTGAGTCCACCTGGAAGATGTTGCTAAGCTCGATTGGGTCGTTGTCATTATCCATGCCCATGCATATATGCTGAATCTTCAATCttatattgtagtgcacatacaccagaCGTTTATGACCCAATTGGTTCTACCTCTTGGAGTTGATAATTGAAAACATACTCCAGTTTCAGTTGCATCTGGATGCGGAACATGTTTGGGAGAGCACTTTAATTTCTATCTTTCTCAAGTTAGGTAGATCTCTCCCATATAGCACCCACCATTCACCTGCATTAGAATATTCTTTGTAAGTGATTGTAATTGGTACATTCATATCTGAATCGTACCAAGAAACTAAATTAATGGACCTACCAGGAACAGTATTGGCCTGACCAGACTTGCTGCACAGCAAAGTCCTTGTGGAGCTTTGGGGGAAGATACATGGATATTAGAGGAAGCTTCCTGTGGAGCTGTGGGTGAAGATACAAGGATATGGAAGGGAAATGTTAAAGGGTCTTTCCAGTGAAGTCTATTGTTAGTCCTTGCTTTCAAAAGGCAAAACTTTTTCCTATAGACTTGGGGTAAAACAGTCCCATCACTAGTGGAATCATCATTCATTGGCTTTTTATGCGTGATGCTGTACAAAGTGGTCTAGTAGAGTAGTGTAGCTAGCTAGCCAATAAATGTGTGATGTGTGTGGCGGCATAGGAGAAAGGGTGTCATTGCATTTGGTTGTGTTAGCTGAAccgagaatgagagaatggctTGAGTGAATTGTTCCTTCACTCACAGCCCCTTCATTTATATCTTTTACTTATGAGCATAATTACAATACTGCCCCTGTATAGCCGACTATGCTTATATCAGGGgaataaacaagaaaaaaagggacaaaaacacccaaaatacccttatcgggttacataactcaacagtTTGCTTCTTGTATTATTTAGGAATAAGATTGTTTTTTTCCTACATTGACTGTTTTGTGATGGCCTTGGTCATGACTTGATAATTAAAGGTTTCTTTATTTCATGGCTAAGCATCTATATGGTGAGAAAAAGGTCGAATTCTTTGGGTGTCAAGTGCCTTATGTGATACTATGTTTATTTTACATACTAATAACTCTTATGACAAAAAACATTTGGATCCCCAGCCTTACAAATGCATCTTTTAACTAGTTAAACAGAAAGAACTTTAGGAATCaaattatataacaaaatagtTTCTTGAAATGAATAGAGGGGGGATTTGAGCATAAATCTATTCTTACAAAAGCCTTATGAGCAGTGATATGCACTGCATTCTAACTGTTCCTTCTGATGATTTTGAAGGGAAGATTTTCGTAAGGAATTCCAAGAGAAGAATCCGGATGTGAAGTCGATGCGTGATGTATGTTCTTGATGATCGatgttttatttcatttagtgATGCATGTACTTGATGATTCACACATTTTGTGATACTTCATGTTTCAGATTGGCAAGGCATGCGGAGAGAAGTGGAAAACAATGACCTATGAGGTTTGTTGATTTGTTTAAGCACCAGATATGTTCTTTTAAAATTTGAGCCAATTCTCAGCATTTGTAGTCAATCTTTTAGTAAATTCAGGCGTTGGTTTTCAGGCTCTTCTGAACTGTAACTTGTACTATTATCATAATGGAACATAAAGTTTTTGTAGGAGCGGTAGGCAACCCAAGAGGGGGGTGTGAATTGGGTATATGACGGAATATGATTGACAAATAAAAACTCAACTACCCAATCAAAGGATGAATGCATAGTTGTAAATTtaatgtgcaaatgtaattgaGAGGAGATGAGAGGCAATGAGATTGACACAAGTGTTATAGAGTGGTTCGGCAACTTGCCTGCATCCAGTACCAAGTGTTAACCCTGCTCTTGAATTTTCCACTAGAATGATTGCAATCACCCTCACAAATGTTTTCTGGGTTCGACAATAACCCAAGTGTTTTGACTCACTCAAACCTAGTGGTTTCCAATAATCACCACTAGCAACCCTTACGACAACACCTTTAAATAAGTGTTTGAATTTTTCCTCTCAAATTACCACAATGGCTCCAATAGCCGGATATACAATAGAAAGCATGTTGTCATTGCATGCTGAACATGGACTTACTGAAGTATAGAAACACTTCATGCTAGGGGGTGGGTTTACACAAGGGCTTATGATATCCAATAATGTTTCCACTTGCTGCTATACGCAGGAAGGCCAAGATCACAATAGTGACTTGACTGTCCAAGGATCACTGCACACAAACCATCCTGCACACTATGAAACTTAAGAGAAAGGTTAGATATACCAATGAGATTAAGCCTTTTCACCTTTGAACACAAGGAATCACCAAAAACAATCATAGACATACAATGTTTCAACAGTTTTGTCTGGGGTTGGATTGGCTCTTTTATATATGTTTCATCATACACACAATGCTGGTCTTCTCTagtagtttattttctttttcattgtgTTTGGAGCCCATATTATGCTCCTATGGTGGCTTAAATAATATATGAAAATTTCCATTCATGTGACCTCATTGCTTGGCTGTATCCTGAGGAGTGAAGGACCTGAAAATCTTTGAACACGTTGAATATTACTCTGTACTATTCTATCCTTCTTACATTTTGTATGTTCTGATTTGCTTTATGGGGATCTCCTTGACTTTCCTAGTTACTACTTTTACCAGCCTAGTGCttgttctgaaattttctaaaatatataaataaataagaataaaaacaataaaaaaaggggtACAACAATCCCGTTTGAAtgatatatttttaattattgaaaTGTAAAACCATTTTCAGTGTTGTTCAATGTAGACTATTTCATATTTGATTTCTAAGTCTCAGTAGTTGTACGTTGTCTTGTGCAATAACTGATAGGGCTAGGTTCACTAATTAGTAAACAAACACCCAACCCACAAGTAGGACTTAATATGTACTGATTTACAGCAGTATAGGACTCTTAATAATAGCAGCATTAGGAGTTGGATCAGACCTAAAATTAAGTCAACAGCATAGGCACGACAACAATACTATAACCCCAAAGAATGATcacaatccaatggttggattggtAACTACAGCAGCCTACAGTATATGGCAGCTTGCTGTCAAATTTAGTTACTACATGTAACTCATAAACCCTAGCATAGGATAACCTAAAATTGATAGAAACAGTTGGTCTCAGTTACAATATGATACATTGATACCCTTAAATTATCTTCACTAACTAGTGGTCAGAACACAAGTTACAGAAAcaatcccaaaatagaaagtagttgCTAAAACAACAAGGCCGTAGTAACAACCGGTGGAAGACTCAGTTGAAGCCAATGTTCCTACTTCGGGGAGGGGTTGGCCGACTCTATGTGACTTCAGAAAATCAGCCAAGCCTAATGGCTTGATGTGATGCACCGACTCATGAAACAAACTGGAAACTGTAGGAGAAAAATAGCAACTTACAGCCACCAGCCAAAGGAAGGATATTACACTCCCAAAGTTTGGCCTGAACTGGAGTTGCAGGAGCTTGAAGTTTGCTACAGTAGAATACCAAAACAGCAGTGCCGTTGGGTAGGAATCGATGGAACACTCTTCAAACAATCAACAGCAGCAATAACAGTGAAGGTAGATGACTCGGTACCTCTCTGTTGAATCCTTGTGCAGGTttaacaaaataggaagaaggGGGGGTATGACCAACGCCTTTCATCTATGGCCTTGGTCAGTCTCTCACTAACCTAATAGGCTTCTCACCTTTCATTGCATCTCTCAGCATTTGTGGGTAAACaatcaagcttttcatttatcTATAAAATTGTGGTGTATAGGCTTaacttacttaggagactcatggaaagatatagagattgcaagtaggatctccatatggtctttattgacgtagaaaagcttatgatagagtccatagagagttaatctggaaaGTACAAGAGAACATAAGTGTTTCaggtaaatatgtggacataattaaagatatgtatgatggtgtggtaaccagtgtaagaactgtgggggtcacttcccaattacaattgggttacgtTACTTACGTCAAGGATCAGCTTTGAACCTTTATTTGTTTGCTCTTATCATGGATGGTTTAatcagagacattcaagatgaggttccttggtgtatgctttttgttgatgatattgttttggtggatgagacaaaagcaggattacgtcaagttggagttatggagatcaaccttggaatcaaaaggttttgaGATAAGTGGAATGAAGACGGAGTATGTGGTATGTAACATTAATTACACTaagatggataatgaggtggtgaaaattgatgagagggagattccacaaagttat harbors:
- the LOC122648086 gene encoding high mobility group B protein 14 gives rise to the protein MVKKTTESKEGASAESTKEASEKSIILKPKVSAKTKRAAKPKAKPKKKTKKEDANKPRKPPTAFFYFLEDFRKEFQEKNPDVKSMRDIGKACGEKWKTMTYEEKVQYYDTATEKRAEFEEAMQEYIKRKERGEDQESESEDSDY